One window of the Melospiza melodia melodia isolate bMelMel2 chromosome 15, bMelMel2.pri, whole genome shotgun sequence genome contains the following:
- the TMC3 gene encoding transmembrane channel-like protein 3, protein MAAAPGSPAPRAAKSCKKQRTVKRQTGIYTYQEPPHSNSEDDAGEEKAESHDPEQIFQNIQYQKEIMSNIRCRPWPMRQKLRALRQAKEIVLKYEGRLTRTRGYQAAGAELWKKFIRLAYNFVVIFIPWEMRIKKIESHFGSGVASYFIFLRWLFGINIVLTIMTGAFVVLPELLAGAPFGSTLSKTIPKEHIASAQDLDTIWSLGGYLQYSVLFYGYYGRDRKIGKAGYRLPLAYFLVGMAVFAYSFIILLKKMAKNSRMSLASASDENYTFCWRLFCAWDYLIGNPEAAESKAAAIVNSIREAILEEQEKKKSKNLAVTISLRIIANILVLLSLAGSIYIIYFVVDRSQRLERTKKELTLWEKNEVSVVVSLITMIAPSAFELVAALEMYHPRTTLRFQLARVLVLYLGNLYSLIIALLDKVDSMSVTDSDVNSNASNSTTSLATNTLSKDDNVTIPNVQIKRNGFVMSEEHRTQGLTDSLVNQTISLNTQNPQDQCWETYVGQEMLKLSIIDMIFTVASILLIDFFRGLCVRYLSDCWCWDLESKFPEYGEFKIAENVLHLVYNQGMIWMGAFFSPCLPAFNVLKLIGLMYLRSWAVLTCNVPHQQVFRASRSNNFYLAMLLFMLFLCMLPTIFAIARYKPSLSCGPFSGQEKIYDIVSETIQNDFPTWFNTVITYISSPVVVLPALLLLFMLIYYLQSIARSLKFTNSQLRMKIQTERTEDKKKVVQMAVARIQNLDANDKRPEQETDIISQESSARSSTPRKNGSVLNFESPVSKGTRIQTISQSVPQAVPATDVVRPANATPTTSTSLTPAPSVSSVQKPRNDHITNRYPSVVHRSASELSKTKPYTPVTFKKHTEDVHSEPLFRKAIRQVNSDALGAGAPVFLGCRPYATRYFLVNENESRKKSLRSTSRLQRHFRKEEAGDIIELYPRHVRRYVVRTPHQMYSPHPSEDEEDEEELEKEFMNRSHRPRSLSDLRPASRFYIGDRADGHIVMSKDLARVHYKSWDDGFELDLDRPPYAYKKVHLNYPEPRVKPKSKQKLEQSLTESDSISIESSSDPQNSSNDQYIQVIHTKDKYPKTGAKLAKKKSKNSVDLSMSEPSELVCSNV, encoded by the exons atggcagcagctccaggctccccTGCACCCAGAGCTGCCAAGTCCTGCAAGAAGCAGCGCACGGTGAAGCGGCAAACCGGCATCTACACCTACCAGGAGCCTCCCCACAG CAACTCAGAAGACGATGCTGGTGAAGAGAAGGCTGAGAGCCATGACCCAGAGCAGATCTTTCAGAACATCCAGTACCAGAAGGAGATCATGTCCAACATCCGCTGCCGGCCGTGGCCCATGCGGCAGAAGCTGAGGGCGCTCAG GCAGGCCAAGGAGATCGTGCTCAAGTACGAGGGGAGGCTCACCAGAACCAGAGGGTAccaggctgctggggcagag CTTTGGAAGAAGTTCATTCGACTTGCATACAATTTTGTGGTAATCTTTATTCCTTGGGAAATGAGAATAAAGAAAATCGAGA GTCATTTTGGGTCTGGAGTTGCCTCTTACTTCATCTTCCTGAGATGGCTGTTTGGAATCAATATTGTCCTTACCATAATGACAGGAGCATTTGTAGTCCTACCAGAG CTCCTGGCCGGAGCCCCGTTTGGCAGCACGCTCAGCAAGACCATTCCCAAGGAGCACATTGCATCTGCTCAGGACCTGGACACCATCTGGTCCCTTGGG GGCTACCTCCAGTACTCGGTTCTGTTTTATGGCTATTATGGCCGGGACAGGAAGATTGGGAAAGCTGGATACCGGCTGCCTCTTGCCTACTTCCTTGTTGGAATGGCTGTGTTTGCTTACAGCTTCATCATCCTTCTAAAAAA AATGGCAAAGAACTCAAGAATGAGTTTAGCAAGTGCCTCTGATGAAAATTACACTTTCTGCTGGAGACTGTTCTGTGCTTGGGACTATTTGATAGGAAACCCTGAGGCTGCAGAGAGCAAAGCTGCAGCCATAGTCAACAGCATCAGG GAAGCTATATTGGAAGagcaggaaaagaagaaaagcaaaaaccT GGCAGTGACCATCAGCTTAAGAATTATTGCAAACATCCTCGTGCTTCTGTCCCTTGCTGGAAGTATTTACATCATCTACTTTGTCGTGGATCGATCCCAAAGGCTGGAGCGCACCAAGAAGGAATtgactctttgggaaaaaaatgag GTCAGTGTAGTTGTGTCGCTGATCACAATGATTGCACCCTCTGCTTTTGAACTTGTGGCAGCTCTGGAGATGTACCATCCAAGGACCACTCTTCGCTTCCAGCTTGCCAG AGTTCTTGTCCTATACCTGGGAAACCTCTACAGTTTAATCATTGCCCTCCTGGATAAAGTGGACAGTATGAGTGTCACT GACTCTGATGTGAACAGCAATGCAAGTAATTCTACCACCTCCTTGGCAACCAACACTCTTTCTAAGGACGACAATGTAACCATTCCTAATGTACAAATTAAGAGAAATGGCTTTGTCATGTCAGAGGAGCATCGCACCCAAGGCCTGACAGACTCACTGGTTAACCAAACAATTTCCCTTAACACCCAGAACCCACAGGATCAGTGCTGGGAGACATATGTTGGTCAA GAGATGCTCAAGCTTTCAATTATCGACATGATTTTCACAGTGGCAAGCATCCTGCTAATTGATTTTTTCCGTGGGCTGTGTGTCCGGTATCTGAGTGATTGCTGGTGCTGGGATCTAGAAAGCAAGTTC CCAGAATATGGAGAATTCAAAATTGCAGAGAACGTATTGCATTTGGTCTACAACCAAGGAATGATCTG GATGGGAGCTTTCTTTTCACCTTGCTTACCAGCATTCAATGTGCTCAAGTTGATTGGACTCATGTacctgaggagctgggctgtgctcacaTGCAATGTACCACATcagcaggttttcagagcatctcG ATCCAATAATTTCTActtggccatgctgctgtttatGCTGTTCTTGTGCATGTTACCAACAATTTTTGCTATTGCCCGATATAAGCCATCCTTAAGCTGTGGCCCTTTCAG TGGTCAAGAAAAAATATATGATATTGTTTCTGAAACAATTCAAAATGATTTTCCCACATGGTTCAACACAGTGATTACTTACATCAGCAGTCCTGTGGTTGTCCTGCCTGCACTACTCCTGTTATT CATGCTAATCTACTACCTACAAAGTATTGCAAGATCATTAAAATTCACCAACAGTCAGCTGAGAATGAAGATACAAACG GAAAGAACTGAAGATAAGAAAAAGGTGGTTCAGATGGCAGTAG CCAGAATCCAAAATCTGGATGCTAATGACAAAAGACCAGAGCAAGAAACTGATATCATCAGCCAGGAGTCTTCTGCTCGGTCCTCAACACCCCGAAAGAATGGCAGTGTCTTGAACTTTGAATCTCCCGTGAGCAAAGGCACCAGAATTCAAACCATTTCCCAGTCTGTgccccaagctgtgccagcaactGATGTTGTGAGACCTGCCAATGCAACTCCCACAACTTCGACCTCTTTAACACCAGCTCCCTCTGTGTCAAGTGTACAGAAACCAAGAAATGATCATATCACAAACAG ATACCCAAGTGTTGTCCATAGGAGTGCAAGTGAGCTGTCCAAAACAAAGCCCTACACACCAGTGACTTTCAAAAAGCACACTGAAGATGTCCATTCTGAGCCTCTGTTCAGAAAAGCCATTCGGCAGGTAAATTCGGATGCCCTTGGGGCAGGGGCTCCTGTATTTTTGGGATGCAGACCGTATGCTACCAGGTATTTTCTGGTTAATGAAAATGAGTCCCGCAAAAAATCGCTGCGTTCAACCTCCCGACTCCAAAGGCACTTCAGAAAGGAGGAAGCAGGAGACATTATTGAGCTGTATCCACGCCATGTCAGGAGATACGTGGTTCGGACACCACACCAGATGTATTCCCCTCATCCCAgtgaagatgaggaggatgaagaagaACTTGAGAAAGAATTCATGAACAGATCCCATCGCCCTCGCTCGCTGTCTGACCTTCGGCCAGCATCACGGTTTTACATTGGGGATCGTGCTGATGGCCACATTGTAATGAGCAAAGATCTAGCCAGAGTGCATTACAAATCCTGGGATGATGGTTTTGAGCTGGACCTGGACAGGCCTCCATATGCGTACAAGAAAGTACACCTGAACTATCCTGAGCCACGTGTgaaaccaaaatcaaagcaaaagCTGGAGCAATCTCTAACAGAGTCTGATTCCATTTCCATTGAATCCAGCAGTGATCCGCAGAACAGCAGCAATGACCAGTACATCCAGGTCATTCATACCAAGGACAAGTATCCAAAAACTGGGGCAAAACTCGCCAAAAAGAAATCTAAAAACAGTGTTGATCTAAGTATGTCTGAGCCTAGTGAACTGGTGTGCTCAAATGTCTGA
- the STARD5 gene encoding stAR-related lipid transfer protein 5, with translation MDCAGRAEEAAEQLRLYRRDPDGWRGCRSTGEVAVSWRPSAEFAGNLYKGEGVLPASPQNVWECIKPVAGGLRTKWDQNVKDFEVIEAISDTVSICRTTTPSACMRIISPREFVDVVVMKQYEDGTMLSAATNVEHPLCPPQPNFVRGFNYPCGCFCIPVPGEPNRTELLTFFQTDLGGYLPQTVVDSFFPSSISGFYSNLTKAVKALKA, from the exons ATGGACTGCGCGGGGCGCGCTGAGGAGGCGGCCGAACAGCTGCGGCTCTACCGGCGGGACCCCGACGGCTGGCGGGGCTGCCGCAGCACG GGTGAGGTGGCGGTGTCCTGGAGACCCTCGGCGGAGTTCGCTGGCAATCT GTACAAGGGAGAGGGCGTCCTGCCCGCCAGCCCGCAGAACGTCTGGGAGTGTATAAAGCCGGTGGCCGGCGGGCTCAGGACCAAGTGGGACCAAAACGTGAAGGACTTCGAGGTCATCGAAGCCATCAGTGAT ACTGTGTCTATATGCAGAACCACAACCCCTTCAGCTTGCATGAGGATTATTTCACCAAGGGAATTTGTGGATGTAGTAGTGATGAAGCAATACGAAGATGGGACGATGCTGTCTGCTG CCACCAATGTGGAACACCCGCTGTGTCCTCCTCAACCAAATTTTGTGAGAGGTTTTAATTATCCTTGTGGCTGTTTCTGCATACCTGTTCCAGG GGAGCCAAACAGGACTGAGCTCCTCACTTTCTTCCAGACGGATCTTGGTGGATATCTTCCCCAGACAGTGGTGGATTCCTTTTTTCCATCTAGCATATCTGGATTTTACAGCAACCTGACCAAAGCTGTTAAGGCATTAAAAGCATGA